The segment CTCGGGTTTCCATCGCTTTCGCGTCGTCATTGTTGAGGAACGTTTCCGCTTCTGGATCGAACTTCAACATTGGACCGAGCGACAGTTGTTCCTTTTCAGGATCCACGTTGTTGTCACGCAGGTGTTGCAGGGTTCGATCCAGCGTGGCTTGATCGTCATCCAACGACTGAATGCTGGAAAGTGATTCCGAGATGCTCTTGGGATCGACCTTGTTTTCTTGACCGACGTAGTACGAAATGTTGCCCAAGTGAGCGATTGCCGCGGAGAGGTGTCCGCAACGCGCGTCCGCATGGAGCGTTGAAGCGTCGCGAGACTGTACCGCATCGAGGAAGTTCGAGAAGTGGTCGTCGCCAACGTTGGATTTGGCGGTGAACTCCTTCACCAACTTGCGATCTTTATCAAACACAGCACAGCGGCTGTAGCTTGGACCCTGCACGAGATAGCCGTCTTCGCCGTAGAAAATGACGCCGATTTTGTTGCCCTTGGTGTAACCGAACAGCTCGTTGATTTCTTCATCGGCGGAATTGTCGACGCTCAAGCCACGGGTTTCGAAAACGATGGTCTTGTCACCGTAGTCGTAAATGGAAACTTGCGTGTTGGCGGTGTCGCCCGCGTCGACATAGTTGGGATCTTTGCGTTCGGCTTTGTAGCCCAAACGTCCGGCGTAGGTCAGCACGGCGTTGGGATGACGTTCCAGTCCCAATCCCCAGCGTGCGATGTCGGTTTGGTGAGGACCTTGGTTGCCGGAGTCGCCGTTGCCGTAGTGACGTTGCCAGTGCCAGTCATAGTGGAAACGTTGACGTGTCAGTTTGGGATCGGTGTAGGTGGCT is part of the Rhodopirellula halodulae genome and harbors:
- a CDS encoding Gfo/Idh/MocA family protein; protein product: MNSKPTRSTPSQISRRQFTATGLAVGAAFGVHTSSRVSAQESSANEKLGVAICGVNSRGGEHIRGFDKDSRTEIRVLVDIDEKVGNSRADKVADLQGRRPVVVKDFREALDMDDVQILTSATPNHWHALMGVEAMQAGKDVYIEKPISHNIHEGRALVAAAAKYNRMFQTGTQCRSSGGVREGMQFLADGGIGEVKLARGLCYKRRKSIGPLGDYDIPSDVDFNLWSGPATYTDPKLTRQRFHYDWHWQRHYGNGDSGNQGPHQTDIARWGLGLERHPNAVLTYAGRLGYKAERKDPNYVDAGDTANTQVSIYDYGDKTIVFETRGLSVDNSADEEINELFGYTKGNKIGVIFYGEDGYLVQGPSYSRCAVFDKDRKLVKEFTAKSNVGDDHFSNFLDAVQSRDASTLHADARCGHLSAAIAHLGNISYYVGQENKVDPKSISESLSSIQSLDDDQATLDRTLQHLRDNNVDPEKEQLSLGPMLKFDPEAETFLNNDDAKAMETREYRDGFVVPDAADV